CAAACACAGTCCAGACGACGGCCTCGCTGCACTCAGGGGTGGTCAGGGAGCCCTGGTAGCGGTAGTAGCCTGAGAGGTGGGCAGCCCGCGGCAGCAGCGTGCTCAGACGGAATGTGGAGGCCAAATCCACAGAGTCCCCTGTGGGGCAAGACAGGGACACTcagcctgtcccctgccagggatgtggtggggacagcagggccgcCCCCATCAATTTCCCCTCAGCAGATGAACCCAGATGAGCTCAGAGACTGGCAGGTTCCCCCATCCAACCCACTGGGgtgcatccctgccctcccatgGCAGGGTGTCCCCTTTCCTGCCCTACTCTGATGAGGAGGCAACTCACCAGCATGGGAGACATTCCTCAGCCCTGCCACAATGGTGTTGTAGTTGGTATTAGTGGTTTCAGAGACCTGTGTACATGGTGAATAAATGGTTGAAGTCAGGCAGAGCCcgagcagggcagagctgggtcaTCCTGTCCTGCCAAGCacccccaggcagagccagcctcCCGTGTTGCAGAGCAGTGGGGAAGGTTCCCAGCCAGGTTCTCTTGCAGCCAGTGGgttccccagcctctcctggcctTGACCCAGCCTTTCTGCCCCTTCCCACTCCTTCAGGACACCCGTACAACACTCACCCAGCTGTACCACCAGCACCCAGTTTCTAGGAGGCCCCTGCAGACCCACCTGGAAGAAGAAGCCGAGGACAGCCAGACCATTGGGATGCCCCTTGGCTTCTGCCAGTGTCTGGTACTTGGAATTCATGTGGACGATGTGCATCTGAGGAAAGCACAGAGGAGTcaggtgtgcagagctgcccccagccaaCACCCTGGCAGCAAGACATTCTGCGATGGATCCTTCCAGCCAGCTTAGCCAGACTCTGAGTCAACTTCTCCCAGTAAAGCCCTTCTGGTCCTATTGGCGCTTCTGTGGGGTGGGTGCTTGGAGGATCAAAGCACCCCAGTGAAGCAAGCATCCTTTGAAGGGTCTGCAAAGGGGGGCCAGCAGTCCCGGGGTGCTCGCCAGACACAGAACAtaaattctgctttcctctggcAGCTAATGAATATTTTAGAGGTGCAGAGCCTCTTTCATCCATAAGGTTCCCAATGTGCTTAGCACAGCACACTCCTGCTTGCTCTCACTTGCATTCGCTAGCTCAGTGTGTggtcccagcagggcacagagcccccCAAACCCACTGAGTGCCTTGGACGAAGCAGCTTGGCCCACACAAGGTAAAGAAACCTCGAATCTCACATCAGCTCATTTTTCACCAGCCAGGTGCCTGTGCAGGAGCACTGTTGAGGAGCACCACCAGGGCAGAGTCACAGAGCCGTCACCTGCTGCACAACAGCGTCTCCCCTTCCCACCACATCAAGGGCTTGGGCAAGCCAGAACATGCTGGGGGCTTTTTCTCACATACCTCCATGGGGAGCTGGTGCCCATCGAGGGTGTGCTCGGAGCCATTCCCAGCCGGGCTGCCCCAGTGGAAGTGGAGCTGGAGCGCGCGGTACCGCCCGGGGAGGCCGCCCCCGCTGATGGTGATGTGCTCAGAGGCCGACTCACCCGCCAGGCTCAGCATCACTgcaaggacagcaggacaggctgaggggaGACTCAGGGTGGGGaacagctctggcacagctccttcTCCCCTGGCTTCATCCCAGTGCTAACATTCATCTGCATGGgatcctgcagcacccaggagtGGCGCCAGAGCCAGGCCCCAGTCAGGATGGCAAGTGGGGaactgggacaggggaaggtgccCAGCTTCAGCACGCACCTGTGTGCCCGTTGTTTGTCAGCCTCCACTTGCCAGGGGGAGCCTGGTCATAACCCTCGAAGAGGATGTCCCCGAGGCCACCATCCCGCTGCAGCCGGCGCCTGTCGATGTTCACAGGGGACTGCCTGTCCCCACCACATGTGGCTTTCAGCTCCTTCCAGTGgctgggccctgcagaggaggagcaggggtaCCACGGGCAGCCACCGAACCACTGCTGCCCCCAGAGGGGGACACAAGGCCACGAGTGGCTGTGTCCCcaaccagccctgctgtccctgccagcccggTCTTCCATCCCATGAGAactgctctcctgcctggctaAGTTTCCTTCCTATTGATGAACAGGGGCTTATTGCAGCCTCATCCATAATTCAGCAGGATTTCCTCGAGGGGCTGGGGGCTATATTTagcctggcagcagcctccACATTGACGCTGGTGAAGGGCAGGCTTTTCTCCCTGCCCCTTCTGCCCGTTGCTGGGTTTAACATGTTCAGCCTAGTCACACTGGTTCTGTCCAGCTGTGACAGGTGACAATGCAACCTGGCCACACAACTCATCCTGGGGCAAATCCTACACAGGTTCCAGAGTGATCACACGATGCccatcagcagctcctggggtggGGGGTcaccatggcaggggctgggtgaagacacagcagtgctggcagccgACTGCACCCACTGCAAACCCACAGTGCTGCCTGGGGGATGTGAGCAGGGTCCCTAtggctgccaccactgccagaCCACACAACCAACCCATATATGTGGCTTGTCCCCATTGCCCCAGCATCATCTCTTCTTGCATCCCTTGTGGCACCCCACAGCTGTAGGATGTAGTCAGCCAGGCaccctgctgttccctgctccagtgtggctGCCAAGGCACCCCAGTTCTCCTCCTCCTACAGCTCAGGACTGAGGTGTCAGCACTGGGCACCACCAGAATCTGGTCTCAGTCCCAGCTGGGGAACAGGAGCTCcctcagtgttttcctcctAGGGCATCTCCATTCCCAggggagctcagcacatcccagcaggcacTGTTGGCTCTTCTCACACCCACATCATGCCTTTGCCTACAGCCAGGCTTTGGGGAACTgttcccccagcagtgccccatAGCTCAGCTCTGAGGTTTACCTTCCTCTTGGGCAGACAAAACCACCGGCACTTGTGGGCTGTATCCCATCTCCTGtccccctgggctcagcccttACCCTTTATGTTCTCCTCTCTTTGCTTCAGGCAACTTTTTGCCTGGAAGCCCTGGGAGCTACAACCAGGCTGTGCCACCATCCCACCAGGTTCCTGGCACGGTGTAACTGGGTGGTCCCACAGATTACCAGGTGCCTTCAATAAGGAGGGGACATTCCACATGGCTCTGCTGCCGGCTCCGCGTTGCTCCAGCCGCTTCCCACcggcccctctgccctgccaaaacctgcccttgctgccagcccagcagcgTTGAACCGGGTGAGACCGAGCCCAGCAATCCAGCTCACCAGCCACAGGGCATGTAAACCCAAGAGCTATAAAACAGCTGGGCCGTAACAGCTGATTAAATGCTTGATGATCTTTAATTAACCTTTTACAAGCTATTtgtaatttgtatttatttatgtgttttgAGACAAAGTGCCCCCAGCCATGCTTCCCTCCCCATCCAGACAAGGCTGCTCCAAGGGAGCTGTCCCTCCTCAGTCAGGCCCCTGGACCCTCAGGCCCCCTTGCTGCCTACACTGCATGGGGTTTCTAACAGAGTGTTTTAAAACCTGGACTTAATTTGTTTCAGGTGGAAGGGGAaagctggtgctgccccaggagcacctGGACCTGGCTGAGGCGTGGGGCTGAGTTGCTCCAAGGGGCTCAGGTGTTTGTCAAGTCTCTACAGCAACACCCCCAAAAGTCAAGCTCCTCTAACCATTCCTATGGGGGAATTTACCATTTTCCATGCCACACTCCCCACTGGGCCttgctggtgctgcccagggtgctctcagctgctcacTGTGGGGAGACACGAGGGtctgagccctgcacagccccagcacacccACACTTGGCACCACTCACCGCATCGGGGGTCCTGTGAGTCATAacaccactgccctgcaggagaaaggagagctcagggcaggtgaTGGAGACAGACACCCTTTCCCAAACCCATCTATGGCCATGCCCAACCCCCTGACAATGAGGACATCCCCCAGTGCAGCCCGGGGTCCCGCCAACACTTGTGTTCATCACGGTTATTTTTGGCGCTAGTGTTTTCAcaccctccctgcctcccccacaCGCTTCACAGGGAAACCTCCCTCAGTATCGCTGCTCCAAGGCAGCCAAACCTCCTGCTCgctgtgctccttccccagctctcgTGGAGCCATCCCCCCTTTTCCATCCTGGGGAGCCAAGGCTCACCCCACAGCAGCGGCCCCCGGCAGCAGCGGCCATGCCCGGTGTCCCTCCCCGCCATGCCCGGTGTCCCTCCCCGCCATGCCCGgtgtccctccctgccatgCCCGGTGTCTCTCCCTGCCATGCCCGGTGTCTCTCCCCGCCATGCCCGGTGTCCCGCGGCTCCCGCGGGCGGGCTGGCAGCGGCAGCAGGCGGGCGGTGGGCAGGCCCGAGCCCACGCTGTGGGGATGGTGGCCGGCCCCGTCACTCAGGGCCATCTCAGCCAGAGCTGCCGAGCTCCCACCAGCGCTCGGGTGGCGCTGGGTACCACGGGCTCGATGACAAGTGCTGGCGCGGCAGGTGCAGGGACACCGAGGGGATGCTGAGAAAGCCCcgctcctgctctgctggctgcacaTCCACCCAGGgccatcagctctgcagaggggatgCAGTGCACCCCTTCCCGCCTCAGCTTCCCgttctgctcctggcaggaggcacAGAAGAGCCCGGTGCAGCCCGGGCCCAGCCCACGGGAAGGGTCCCCGCTGATGGCCGAGGGGCCGTGCCAGCGGGCCGGCTGCAGGCGAGCCGAGCCACGCTCTCGTGCCAGCCACAGCCACTCGGAGCAGCAGGACAAAGGCAGCCCTGCCGGCCTCCACCTGTGCTGCTCAAGGGCCCAGCCTGCGGCACTGCATCCACAATCTCACTAGAGTGGTACAGGAGACACCAGCCCCCGAGGGGAACTGCGAGtgggacagagcaggcaggactCTGACGGTTCCCAAAGCAGGGATCTTGGGATCCGGGGACAAGAAGAACTCCTGAGAAACCCTCAGACCTGCAAGCACCAGCCCTCGAGCAAACTCCGGCAGGAGCCAAGGTAGCGCTAGCCTGGCTCGGATGCAGGTGAGCACCCGGCCCCCGGCCCGGCACGGCAGCGCCCGTTCTCTCCGGGGTTTCGTCCTCATTGGTGCTTCCCTGTGGTGCAGGTCTGTGGGGTGAATGGGCTGAAGCCCAAGACCCCACTGTCCCAAGGGGGCCCTGGCCCCACCACCTCGAGCCCCCCCGAGGCCGGCAGCACTCAGGGccatccagcagctggagggacCGGTGGGAGGTTAGGAGAGCGCTCCTGGGACAGACTAGGTCCCCCAGTCCCTGTTGCCAATCCCTCGGTCCGCATCACCCCCGACACGTGGGAAGAGAATGGAAAAAGCGGCGCCCCCCAAGCCCCCCGACCCCGCACCCCCCAAGCCCCCCGACCCTGCCACCCCGTCCTCTCCGCCCGCGGgacccccggccccgctgccccgggCGCAGCTCACCTCCCGCGGCCGCTCGCACGACGAGGGGCAGTGTCAGGAAAGTTATGCCGAGCCCGGTGGGGGCCATGGCCGCGCGGGGCAGCGGGGGGACCCCCGCACCtccccgtcccgtcccgtccctccGCAGTGCGCCcggtgctgggctggggcggGCGGCAGCGCTGGCAGCGCCCGCAGCCCGGGAGATTCTcggctccagcctgggctctgctcttaCATATTCATCACCCGGGCTGAGTTTTTAACTCCTCGGCTGCTAGGAGGGAGCGGGGAGAGCCCGGCCCCCGGCCAGCCCCTCGCGCCCGCCGGGTCTCTGCCcgcagtgacagggacaggcGGGGAGCGGGGGCTGGCGGAGCCCACGGGTGCGGCGCTCCCCGCCCGGTACCATCCCGCTCCCCATCCCCAAAGCTGGAGGTCGGCAGCATCCCCGCTGTGCCCCAGCCCGCCCCCGCACAGTGTGTGGGACTACAGATGGACTTCAGGGCCCTGCTAGGAGGCAGAacgggctggggacagcagctttGGGCCATCCCCTCCCCATTCCTTGCAGACACAGACTGTGGGACATACCCTGCCCCCAGCTTCGGGAACTCCCCAGCCAGCAGCGGGTCCTGCATCTCCCATGTCTGAGCATAGTGGTTCCCACCTGATGAGGGGCAGATGGTGCCATAGGGACCCACAGACCCAACCCAACAGGAGTGCTCTTGCGAGCACAGGCCCCTCTGGACAAAGCCCAGCGAGCACCTCCTGGAAGCCCCATCCTCAGGGCCCAGGCAGCCTGGACAGCCACGCTATAGGTGACCCTCAGTCCCTGCAGTCAACAAGGAGCTGcacagtgctggggcaggattCAGCCCTTTCCACTCCAGTGGGCaccaggctgctgtggctcaCACTCTCACAGCCATGGGGCATTGGATGGCCAGTGCagggggcagtgctggggctcaAGCCTTGCACACCCACCCGAGCAGCACCAGAGCACAGTGCAGGCATCCCATGCTGGTGGAGGCAGCTGTTCAGCTCCTCAGCACGGAGTGAGCATATGCCATCCCATTGCACCTGTCCAGGCAGGTCCCACAGGAGCCAGGATCTCAGCAGGTTGCTAAGTAGGTAGGAAGGGGGTGAGAACACAGGAGCATGGTGTTATCACATTCTCCTTAAATATCCATGCCATCCTcatgcagcagaggaaaggaggcCAAGGGgcccagcccacagctcccCTCGTTGGCCCTGGCCGGGAGCACTGGCGAGTCGCTGCCAGGATGAACAAACCCGGCAGCAGCGCCCGGCCAGTGGgaagcagcccctgctgccgGCTTGGCCAGGGATGGGCTctggctcagcagagctccttgGCTGCCAATGCTACAATGGGCTCATCTCAGCAGGGATTCTTTGGGGCACCTTCTTCCCCgccaggcagcaccagcctgagccACGTTTGGGCCCTGGTGCAGGGCGCAGAGGAGGGTTGCAGCACAggtgtcccctgggctgggctggacctGTGCCGTGGCTGACACTTGGCCCCTGCTACAGGGATGATGTAGTCTGCAGAGGGCTGCGGTCATCCTTCCAGAGAGAGCTGCAAGGGGCGGGCAGGTGCGGCAGAGGGTCGCACCAGCTCCGCAGCCTGCTGCCGATTGTAGCCGGGAAAGAGGGGAGCTGTTCCGGCACTTATGGTATCCAACATCTCCCTTGGAAACATGAGCCCACTAAGTGATTCCTCTTCCTACACGCCCACAGCAGGACAGCCCGTATTGCCAGGGGTGAGGGAGAAGCCCAAGCCTCCTGAGGTCAGAAGATGAGACTCATTACCCCATGGACACTTTTTTAGATTTTCAGGCTTCTCTAGTAGTGATTTTTAGCAAGAGGGGTAAGAACAGGGTGCTGAGCCCCCacaaaaagcaggagcagagtgaggaAGCAGTGGGATCTAGAAGGCACATGGAAAGGCAgtggcagcaccacagccatcccctgctcccaccctgtACTGCTCCCTAGGGTGcatggctggctgctggcactcaTGCCAGGCAGGAGCAACCTCCACTTTCTACAGGAACCAGATCAAGCCTTGAAACTGACGGCCTTGCTGACGTGGTGGTGGTGAGCTCACAGCTGATCCTGCAGTTTTGTGTCCTCCTCATAGGGCAATACCATGTCCATCAGCCTACTGCCACCGAGCCAGGAGGTGGTGAGGtccctgcagacacacagcacCAAGGGCAAGAGCCACAATAAGGGGAAAAATaccactgaaaaataaaagtagttacTTAAGCTGCAATCATCGATTGGTCGTGGGCACGATGCCAGCCTGGTGGGAACCCCCACCACGTGCCCCATCAGcaagccctgtgccagcacccagcagaggtgccagcagctcctggaggtaAATCCTTCACTGCCGCCTGGGAGCCTGGCCAGGGACCCAGGCAGACAGGGACAGTGACCCTAAGACCAACCCTGAGCCTCTAGAGTGCGGTTCACATCACACAGGGATGGTGCACGAAGAGAGGCGGGCATCCAGAGAGGCAAAGTTCACAGGCAGTAAATACTCTGATCTTTGATCCTCATAATAAGCTGATGCTAGCCCAGGAAGAAAGCCGGGATCGGGGCAGGGAGCGCGGCAGGGGCCGGCTCTCCCGGGCGACACAAAGGAGGCACTGTGGCCGGCAGATGCGCTCTGGGCACAGGCCACTGCACAGCCCCTTCATTCATGCCacgctcccgccgccgccggggtCAGCGACATCTCCCCCCGGGCCTGGCACCCCCGGGTCACTGCCAGCACACGGCCCCGCCCTGGCACTCTCCCAGGGCCTGAGCGCCCCGGACACGCcgtgctcagcacagctgctcagctctcGCTCAGAAAAACGCCTTTTAAGCTGCAAAGAGCTTACAGCAGGAGGTTGCCCAGCAatgccctgccacagcagccgAGGGTCGGCACACTCTGGACACGCGTGTGCCCGGGTCAGGGCGGGGAGCCCgagagccctggctgtgctccgGACAATCCATACTGCTCCACgcaggagctgccctgtccccaggcaaGGGGCAGGAGGCGAGGGGAGGTTGTACCTGCACGGGATCTCCCAGCACCCGCGGAGCCCCGCGGGTTCCAGGCCAGACTGAGCCCCTCCAAGAGAGGTTCCTGCGGCAGCTGCTGCGGAGAGAAGCGGCTGCCCCGGAGCAGCAGCGGGGCGAGGGCTGCGCCCACCGGgcccagctgaggcagcagcgCCCGGCTGGAGCCGCCgtggagctctggagctgcGCTGGTCAGGTCCGAGGAGCGGCTGCGGTGGGAGCTgccctctgcaggcacagggacaggagcagggccctgcctggccccacaGCCACAGCGCCCGCTGCAAACACTGCGAACCCGGCGGCTGGTGGAAAAACAGCGAGCTGGGAGTCTGGATCAGCCTCTCCATTCTCCAGAGCCCCCTGCCCCTGGACTCAGCAGCTTCCCATGGGTTTGGGGAGGGCAGCACGAATACACTGCACTTCATTTTCTTGGGTATAAACTCAAGACCTTACTAAAATTACACTAATACAGGTGAATCCCACTGGAATCTGTACACATAGGAACTCTGGCAGACTACCTGCTAAAAGTTAAATGCATTTATTGATCTTTTTGCAAGATCACAGCTCAGAAGAGTGATTTAACAAAACCCTCCTTTCACAACGCTGGGAAACCACATCGATGCAGAAATCAGGAGACACTGGAACACAACATTTCTCTTACAGAACACAATTTATTTGGCATTTGGATGAAATGTTTCTCACagcatcttgaaaaaaaaagagattagtGCCAACCCCAAAgaagttaaaacaaaaaccagtgTCACAGGGACTCAATTATTATAGTATCAAATTTAAATTCTACATGGTATTTCACAGAATATCAAAATCTTTTATACACTGCCACAGTTAAGTCCAGTCACAAACCAACTACACAGGAGAAGCCTGCAAGTGCAGCGCTGGCTAAAATGATTTTCCAGAGGAAGGTAGAAAGCAGTGTCTCATTCTCTCGCAGCCTCCCAGGCACCCTCAGCCCAACACACCAGGGAtggtgcagcacagccacctctgctggCAGCAACCCTGACCCACTCAACACTCGAGGGGCACATCCTAGAAAATTAAAGCTATGTGGTACCGTAGCAGGCAGGCAATGCTGACTGTTATTAGGGGGAAGCACATCTTCATCACTGAAAGCATCTATTCCAAGGAAACACCTATTTCACTTGGGACTGGGGAACATGAGAAGCAAACATGAACTTTGATTCACCTCCTCTACACTCAACTGCTCTAATTTTATGGTCCAGCTCCCAACTTGCAAGGgaaacataaaagaaatttctgCATATTACATGTTCCTTAGCTAGGGACAAAAAAGACGtttcagcaactgaaaaaaagagatgcaCATTATGGATTGTACGAGGCAACATTAAAACATCAGTGTCTTGCCACTGAGAAGtcacatctgaaaaataaaaacatctttaagTACCAGGTTCAAATTCATTTAACGCGAGATGGGAAAAGAATGGTAATAATTACTGCtaacaaaaaacattttctttttaagtactGAAACAGGCCATCACCCCATGGCACCTGTGGAGGCAGAGCACCCACCAACTGCTAGATTcagccttcagaaaaaaatgtcctACTTCATATTTCATCTAGATCAGTGTCCTGCTGCACATGGCTGAAGGAACAGTCTGAGGCTCAAACTAAACAGGACTGAACGCTACACAGACAAGCTCCTTGCACACCTGATGATGGTGCTGATCCTGCACAACAGAACCCACCACCCCTGTAACATTTTAACTCTGAACTCCCCCAGTACAgagccagaggctgctgtgggactgTGGATGGGCATCAGTGACAAACCAGAGTGTCAGAGGCTCCTCTTAGGGAACAGCAGAGGCCTCAATATGGCACCACAGAAtggggaagctgaggagcagctttgtCTGAGGCCAGTGGGACAAGACCAGCCCAGCACAGAACCAAGTGCTGGGACTGGACAACAACTGCAGTCAAGGGCATCCCAAGAAAAACACACCCTGGGCTCCCACAGGCTGCTGGAAACCATGTGGCAATGCCATCTCCCTGTTGGGGATGCAGGGACATTCAGGATGCACCAGATGTTAAGAACACCCGGAGATGTGAATGACAGCGGGGAAAAATCAATGCAGAAAGTAACTCCAAAGATCTCATCAAGTGAATGGCAATCAAGCCAGAGAGCTTTTCCTTGGGCAAGCACCAACTCTGTCCAGCCCTCAGGACAAAATGCCCACTGGTCACCCTGCCAAGGGCAAGGAAGGTTTGCTGAGGAGTCCACTGTTGTCAAGAAACTCTTAACTTCCCCAGGGGGTCCAGCAGTCTGAGTAGTTGGGATATTTTCTGCTACAAAGGCTCTTACTCCAAGAGAAAGTACTCAATGTGAAAAAGCTACATTAAAAGGGGGGGAAATGACAATTTTATTGCCAAATTAGAAACCCACCAAGAGGTAAATGAGCTATACTTAGTGAGCTGCTCTATTCAAGGCAGAATTTCCCTTGTTTACATTTAAGATGAAGGAGGAtaggggaaaacagaaaaaatagcaGCCTCCTGCTAATATACAAGTGGGAAAGGCTCAGAAGCAATGGGGAAAATATCACACCAAGGCTTCTACAAAGAAGCCTCCATTTGGAATAGCTACAACCAGGAGCCACAATGAAGTTGCCAGTTGTAACAGAGcttatttgcaattaaaattcACCAGAGAACcaaaagtaaaatacaaaaatattgaacagaTTCCCGCAGTGTTAGGAGAAGTGTGAGGTAAGGTATCTGTTCACCTCAGCCACAAAAATACAGCCTCAGAGACTGAACCAAGCCAAAAGGCCTTTTGTTATTGCGCTAGGATAGTACAAAGAACAAATATTCCATCTGGTTTCAAAAGAAATTGGAAGTTTTCTACTTTGCACTGCTAACAAAGTACTTTTCATGAACAGATTGTAGTAGCATAGACTCTGCATCCTATTTAAGTGTACACTATCACAGCCTGCCCTACAAGAGAGTGTAGCCATCTCGATAGAAGTATTAACCCTAGAGCCTTATTTCTATCTCAGTGCTTAGCTTCACCTAGCTGGACGCAGCACAAAGGTTACTCTCTACAGTATGTATagatatatagagatatatatatgtgtgtatgtatatatatatatatatatatatatatatatatatatatatatatcaccacccagaaacacacacacgcacacacacacattcgTACCtataaaactaaagaaaaatcagtACATACAATGTATAAAACGTATGAATGTGcttaaaaatgcacaaaaccCGCTTTATTTTCATACTTCAGAAATGCTCAATAATTTGTATGCAGGGTTCTGACTACTGCTATCCATCCACTTCATTAGACCTGGACTTGGAACTCGGAGGAGGACTCGGTCAGAGATCCCACAGAGTGGAGAACTGCTCCTCTCGTTTCGTaccactgctgctggagccaggcacagcagagagcaggatggGGTGGTggaacagctccaggcagagaggagaggctTCCTACCAGTGCTTCCTCCCACTcgtgtgccagcagcactcccagaACTGTGATTCACGCTCTCGGTGGAGTCAGGGCTGCTTGCAGTGTCTGCAAGTCGAGACACCAGATACGACCTCGATAACGAAACTCACAGTTTTCTGTGCAAAACGAGTTGAACTGTCAAGACCAATCCCCAAGTACAGTATAAGCCTATAGGCAAGACAGGGAATAGAAAGTAGCAGCATATTCCATGGGGAAAGAGTCAGCTGCACTGGGAAACCACAACAGTGGGTTAGGATTTGTCATACAAGTATGATTTCTCATTATTATTAGAAAAATAGATCACATACACAGCCCCATGCAGTGCGTTCTTCCTGTCCCTCTAGGCTTGTACCCTTCATAAGGTAACAGGAGATCACTCACAAGTGGCATTCTTTACAAATTCCTTAAAATTCATCTCATCTGCTGACTGTTACAGTAAGTCAAGGAGAAGCAGAGGCAATGGGAGTATGGGAGAAAAGGGTAAACTATTTGAACACTGAAATCCaaacttaaatttaaaattgccTGTAAAGATTATTTTATACTCATTATCAAAACCAACAGTGCTTGACTTTGGGTATCGTGAGGGATTGAATGAATCTTTGCCATCTGTAAATTAACTTAGCTTAAAGAGTTCAATACGAGGGGGAAATTTAAGTTGACATATCAGACTGAAGCAAACTGCTTTATTGATTTAAGTACACTAACCTCATTACAACCCCTTGTGGGACCTGGATAAATGGCTTGTGGGGCACAGGGGAAATCTCTAGAACAGGGTTGGCTATTTATGGGACTGAGATAAGGAACAGGTGTCCAATTAGAATTAAACATCACCTATAGTACATGTTGATCACCATTTCTAAGTGGTATTTGTAGAACTGTAAAGAAGTGAAATGAAGGGGAGGGAACACACATGCTAAATATAGCATGCAATAAGAAAAGCAAGAACAGTGGTCTTGTATCCAGGCCAATTTTGTGCACCCATTCACTGTAAAGAAGttaaaccagaaagaaaataccCCAAGATCTTACTTACGGGATTAGAACAAAC
This Serinus canaria isolate serCan28SL12 chromosome 15, serCan2020, whole genome shotgun sequence DNA region includes the following protein-coding sequences:
- the LOC103818061 gene encoding carbonic anhydrase 15-like isoform X2, yielding MENGPSHWKELKATCGGDRQSPVNIDRRRLQRDGGLGDILFEGYDQAPPGKWRLTNNGHTVMLSLAGESASEHITISGGGLPGRYRALQLHFHWGSPAGNGSEHTLDGHQLPMEMHIVHMNSKYQTLAEAKGHPNGLAVLGFFFQVSETTNTNYNTIVAGLRNVSHAGDSVDLASTFRLSTLLPRAAHLSGYYRYQGSLTTPECSEAVVWTVFEEPVEIGREQLKAFVSTLHFPLEGSTLLKMINNFRPPQPLRSRKIFASRGATASGGSLHGDHHQLLSPLLLLALLSLFSPAP
- the LOC103818061 gene encoding carbonic anhydrase 15-like isoform X1, with product MAPTGLGITFLTLPLVVRAAAGGQWCYDSQDPRCGPSHWKELKATCGGDRQSPVNIDRRRLQRDGGLGDILFEGYDQAPPGKWRLTNNGHTVMLSLAGESASEHITISGGGLPGRYRALQLHFHWGSPAGNGSEHTLDGHQLPMEMHIVHMNSKYQTLAEAKGHPNGLAVLGFFFQVSETTNTNYNTIVAGLRNVSHAGDSVDLASTFRLSTLLPRAAHLSGYYRYQGSLTTPECSEAVVWTVFEEPVEIGREQLKAFVSTLHFPLEGSTLLKMINNFRPPQPLRSRKIFASRGATASGGSLHGDHHQLLSPLLLLALLSLFSPAP